In Scatophagus argus isolate fScaArg1 chromosome 3, fScaArg1.pri, whole genome shotgun sequence, one genomic interval encodes:
- the LOC124056533 gene encoding 25-hydroxyvitamin D-1 alpha hydroxylase, mitochondrial isoform X1, whose protein sequence is MHFARRMLQQALRVSGRSAFPLVKWVERWIEGASARPGEAKAVRTLDDMPGPSVASFAWDLFAKRGLSRLHELQLEGVRRYGPMWKASFGPILTVHVADPALIEQVLRQEGQHPMRSDLSSWKDYRKLRGHHYGLLTSEGEEWQSVRSLLGKHMLRPKAVEAYDQTLNSVVGDLIAKLRLQRRSQGLITDIASEFYRFGLEGISSVLFESRIGCLDQVVPEETERFIQSINTMFVMTLLTMAMPSWLHQLFPKPWSIFCQCWDYMFDFAKGHIDQRMTAEAEKVTRGEKVEGRYLTYFLSQTGLPMKTVYSNVTELLLAGVDTISSTMSWSLYELSRHPEVQTSLREEVLSVMGGRRIPLAEDVARMPLLKATVKEVLRLYPVIPANARVITERDIQVGGYIIPKNTLITLCHFATSRDPAVFPNPDEFHPHRWLNKDQTHHPYASVPFGVGKRSCIGRRIAELELYLALARILMEFDVKPDPEGISVKPMTRTLLVPENVINLQFIER, encoded by the exons CGTCAAGTGGGTGGAGAGGTGGATTGAGGGCGCATCAGCCCGCCCGGGGGAAGCCAAGGCAGTGAGGACTCTGGACGACATGCCCGGACCGTCGGTCGCCAGCTTCGCCTGGGACTTGTTCGCCAAACGTGGGCTGTCGAGGCTGCACGAGTTACAG CTGGAAGGCGTGCGGCGGTACGGGCCCATGTGGAAGGCGAGCTTCGGCCCCATCCTGACAGTCCATGTGGCTGATCCAGCGCTCATTGAGCAGGTGCTGAGGCAGGAGGGCCAGCACCCAATGCGCTCTGACCTGTCCTCCTGGAAGGACTACAGGAAGCTCAGAGGACACCACTATGGACTCCTGACATC TGAGGGGGAGGAATGGCAGTCGGTGAGAAGCCTCCTGGGGAAGCACATGCTGCGGCCGAAGGCAGTGGAAGCTTACGATCAAACCCTGAACAGCGTGGTCGGTGACCTCATTGCTAAACTTCGCCTTCAGAGACGCTCCCAAGGCCTCATCACCGACATTGCCAGCGAGTTCTATCGCTTCGGCCTCGAAG GCATTTCCTCAGTGTTGTTTGAATCCCGAATCGGCTGCCTGGATCAGGTTGTTCCCGAAGAGACGGAGCGTTTCATCCAGTCAATCAATACCATGTTTGTAATGACGCTTCTTACCATGGCCATGCCAAGTTGGTTGCACCAGCTGTTTCCTAAACCCTGGAGCATCTTCTGTCAGTGCTGGGACTACATGTTTGACTTTG CAAAAGGTCACATCGACCAGCGTATGACAGCCGAGGCAGAGAAGGTCACACGCGGAGAGAAGGTGGAGGGCCGTTATCTCACCTACTTCCTGTCGCAGACCGGGCTGCCGATGAAGACCGTGTACAGCAACGTTACAGAGCTGCTTCTCGCAGGAGTCGACACG ATCTCCAGCACGATGTCCTGGTCATTGTACGAGCTGTCCCGTCACCCTGAGGTACAGACGTCGCTCCGGGAGGAGGTGCTGAGTGTAATGGGGGGTCGGAGGATCCCATTGGCAGAAGATGTGGCGCGCATGCCTCTCCTGAAGGCCACAGTCAAAGAAGTGCTTAG GTTGTACCCTGTTATTCCTGCCAATGCAAGAGTCATTACAGAGAGAGACATCCAGGTTGGAGGTTACATCATCCCTAAAAAT ACTCTGATTACCCTGTGCCATTTTGCAACATCACGTGACCCAGCAGTGTTTCCAAATCCAGACGAGTTCCACCCTCATCGATGGCTGAACAAGGATCAGACTCATCACCCGTACGCCTCTGTACCCTTTGGGGTGGGGAAACGCAGCTGCATAGGTCGACGTATCGCTGAGCTGGAGCTCTACCTCGCTCTTGCCAGG ATCCTCATGGAGTTTGATGTGAAGCCAGATCCAGAAGGGATTTCTGTGAAGCCCATGACACGGACTCTTCTGGTCCCTGAAAATGTCATTAACCTCCAGTTTATTGAACGATGA
- the LOC124056533 gene encoding 25-hydroxyvitamin D-1 alpha hydroxylase, mitochondrial isoform X2, protein MAQLEGVRRYGPMWKASFGPILTVHVADPALIEQVLRQEGQHPMRSDLSSWKDYRKLRGHHYGLLTSEGEEWQSVRSLLGKHMLRPKAVEAYDQTLNSVVGDLIAKLRLQRRSQGLITDIASEFYRFGLEGISSVLFESRIGCLDQVVPEETERFIQSINTMFVMTLLTMAMPSWLHQLFPKPWSIFCQCWDYMFDFAKGHIDQRMTAEAEKVTRGEKVEGRYLTYFLSQTGLPMKTVYSNVTELLLAGVDTISSTMSWSLYELSRHPEVQTSLREEVLSVMGGRRIPLAEDVARMPLLKATVKEVLRLYPVIPANARVITERDIQVGGYIIPKNTLITLCHFATSRDPAVFPNPDEFHPHRWLNKDQTHHPYASVPFGVGKRSCIGRRIAELELYLALARILMEFDVKPDPEGISVKPMTRTLLVPENVINLQFIER, encoded by the exons atGGCTCAGCTGGAAGGCGTGCGGCGGTACGGGCCCATGTGGAAGGCGAGCTTCGGCCCCATCCTGACAGTCCATGTGGCTGATCCAGCGCTCATTGAGCAGGTGCTGAGGCAGGAGGGCCAGCACCCAATGCGCTCTGACCTGTCCTCCTGGAAGGACTACAGGAAGCTCAGAGGACACCACTATGGACTCCTGACATC TGAGGGGGAGGAATGGCAGTCGGTGAGAAGCCTCCTGGGGAAGCACATGCTGCGGCCGAAGGCAGTGGAAGCTTACGATCAAACCCTGAACAGCGTGGTCGGTGACCTCATTGCTAAACTTCGCCTTCAGAGACGCTCCCAAGGCCTCATCACCGACATTGCCAGCGAGTTCTATCGCTTCGGCCTCGAAG GCATTTCCTCAGTGTTGTTTGAATCCCGAATCGGCTGCCTGGATCAGGTTGTTCCCGAAGAGACGGAGCGTTTCATCCAGTCAATCAATACCATGTTTGTAATGACGCTTCTTACCATGGCCATGCCAAGTTGGTTGCACCAGCTGTTTCCTAAACCCTGGAGCATCTTCTGTCAGTGCTGGGACTACATGTTTGACTTTG CAAAAGGTCACATCGACCAGCGTATGACAGCCGAGGCAGAGAAGGTCACACGCGGAGAGAAGGTGGAGGGCCGTTATCTCACCTACTTCCTGTCGCAGACCGGGCTGCCGATGAAGACCGTGTACAGCAACGTTACAGAGCTGCTTCTCGCAGGAGTCGACACG ATCTCCAGCACGATGTCCTGGTCATTGTACGAGCTGTCCCGTCACCCTGAGGTACAGACGTCGCTCCGGGAGGAGGTGCTGAGTGTAATGGGGGGTCGGAGGATCCCATTGGCAGAAGATGTGGCGCGCATGCCTCTCCTGAAGGCCACAGTCAAAGAAGTGCTTAG GTTGTACCCTGTTATTCCTGCCAATGCAAGAGTCATTACAGAGAGAGACATCCAGGTTGGAGGTTACATCATCCCTAAAAAT ACTCTGATTACCCTGTGCCATTTTGCAACATCACGTGACCCAGCAGTGTTTCCAAATCCAGACGAGTTCCACCCTCATCGATGGCTGAACAAGGATCAGACTCATCACCCGTACGCCTCTGTACCCTTTGGGGTGGGGAAACGCAGCTGCATAGGTCGACGTATCGCTGAGCTGGAGCTCTACCTCGCTCTTGCCAGG ATCCTCATGGAGTTTGATGTGAAGCCAGATCCAGAAGGGATTTCTGTGAAGCCCATGACACGGACTCTTCTGGTCCCTGAAAATGTCATTAACCTCCAGTTTATTGAACGATGA
- the mcrs1 gene encoding microspherule protein 1: protein MQAGDPVVSAAMAVAGAQSRSEDEESLGVKDVKRTATQAFGSAVPKRRSSSRSIKRKKFDDELVESSLVKSSSRVKGPPVIEPVRCSGSEPSSNEKKKVTKSGTALTPPLTMVVNHAPITKRVKKSKQPLHITKDLGRWKPTDDLLLINAVLQTTDLTSVHLGVKFSCRFTLREIKERWYALLYDPVISKLAWQAMRQLHPEAIAAIQSKALFSQAEEALLAKIGSTSQPKLDVFQELLSKHPSVFHPSRTPKSLLVHWQLLKQYYLLDDQSVQPLPKGDQVLNFSDAEQMVDDVKLKESRDEVLEHELMISDRHQKREIRQLEQELPRWQVLVDNITGMSMPDFDNQTLAALRGRMVRYLMRSREITLGRATKDKPIDVDLSLEGPAWKISRKQGIIKLKNNGDFFIANEGRRPIYIDGRPVLSGNKWKLNNNSVVEIAGLRFVFLINLELISLIKAEAAKMTQQ, encoded by the exons ATGCAAGCTGGTGACCCCGTGGTCAGTGCAGCGATGGCAGTTGCTGGTGCTCAGAGTCGGTCAGAGGATGAAGAGTCACTTGGAGTGAAAGACGTGAAAAGGACGGCAACACAAGCGTTTGGTAGTGCTGTTCCCAAGCGCAGAAGTTCGTCCAG GTCGATAAAGAGGAAGAAGTTTGATGATGAGCTGGTGGAGAGCAGTCTTGTCAAGTCGTCCAGTAGAGTCAAAGGCCCTCCTGTCATAGAGCCTGTTCGCTGTTCGGGGAGTGAACCTTCATCtaatgagaagaagaag GTGACAAAATCAGGAACTGCTCTCACGCCACCTCTCACCATGGTAGTGAACCATGCACCCATCACTAAGAGAGTAAAGAAAAGTAAGCAGCCTCTACATATTACTAAAGACTTGGGACGATGGAAGCCCACTGATGACCTGCTGCTTATAAATGCAGTGTTACAG ACCACAGATCTAACATCTGTTCACCTGGGGGTCAAGTTCAGCTGTCGTTTCACATTGCGGGAAATTAAAGAGAGGTGGTACGCCCTTCTCTACGATCCTGTCATCTCAAA aCTGGCATGGCAGGCCATGCGTCAACTTCACCCAGAAGCCATTGCAGCAATCCAAAGCAAAGCTCTCTTCAGTCAGGCTGAGGAAGCACTGCTGGCTAAGATTGGTTCA ACTAGTCAGCCCAAGCTGGATGTGTTCCAGGAGCTTTTGAGTAAACACCCCAGTGTCTTTCATCCATCTCGCACGCCCAAGAGCCTGCTGGTACACTGGCAGCTGCTAAAGCAGTACTACCTGCTGGATGACCAGAGTG TCCAGCCTCTCCCTAAAGGCGACCAGGTCCTCAACTTTTCTGATGCTGAGCAGATGGTTGATGACGTTAAGTTAAA GGAGAGTAGAGATGAGGTGTTGGAACACG AGCTGATGATTTCTGATCGACACCAGAAAAGGGAGATCAGACAGTTAGAGCAGGAGCTGCCTCGTTGGCAGGTCCTCGTGGACAATATCACAG GTATGAGCATGCCTGACTTTGACAACCAGACACTGGCAGCGTTACGAGGACGAATGGTGCGCTACCTCATGAGATCACGAGAG ATTACTTTGGGTAGAGCGACCAAGGACAAACCCATAGATGTAGATCTGTCACTAGAGGGACCAGCCTGGAAAATATCAAGAAAACaag GGATTATTAAATTGAAGAATAATGGTGATTTCTTCATCGCCAATGAGGGCAGGCGACCCATCTACATAGATGGAAGGCCAGTCCTGTCGGGCAACAAGTGGAAGCTCAACAACAACTCAGTGGTGGAG aTTGCAGGACTTCGCTTTGTGTTTCTAATTAACCTGGAGCTCATCTCACTAATCAAAGCTGAAGCAGCCAAGATGACGCAGCAGTGA